Within Actinoplanes sp. L3-i22, the genomic segment CCCGCAGGTCGGCAGGACCGCGGGTGCGGCGGGGCCGGCGCCGTTGCCCTCGAGCAGGAATCGCTCGTAGGCGGGCGGAAGGTCGTACGGAAGCAATCGGCGGACCTCGGCCAGAATCTCTGCCGGAACCGGCTCGCCCGCCTCACGTGCCATCGGCGCCGGAGCGGCGTCGGTCCGCACACCGGTCCCGGGACGTCCCGCCAGCAGGGTGCGCGTGCCACCGCCGTGCCGGAATGCGCCGTGCAACTCGATCGGGACAAGCACGATCCGGCGGGCCGGACCGTCCCCACTCACCGGAAGCCGCGCCCAGCACCAGCCGGCCGGCGTCCGATCGGAATCACCGAGCGGATCCGCGCCCTGCAACCCCAGGTTCGCCGCGAGTACATCGAAGACCCGCTGCTCGTCGGCGGTCAGCTCGGCGATCGGCGGCGGCAACTCGACCACGGCCCGCGCGTACAGCAGCCAGTCCGGGAAGCCGTACGGGCCGATCAGAACACCCTGCCGGAACCGGACGTGCAGCGAGGCGGGGCCGGGGTGCAGCACGCTCATGGCGTGCCCGGCGCCCGGCATCACCGGCCGGTCAGTCGTCGGCATCCAGCGCCCGCTTCAGGTCGCCGTCGTGGTGGCGCATCAGCGTGCGCACATCGAGCGGACGAGGCGTGCCGGGCGGCACGATGTCGTCGAGCGCCGGCAGCTGGCTGTCCACGATCTCCTTCGTCTGCTCGATCGCCTTGTCGACCGCGACCCGGGCGGTGGCCAGGATCGTCGCAGCGAGCGCGCCCGCGTTCGGCGTCCGGTAGACGCGTGGATCGATCTTCAGGTCGATCAGCTGGCCCCGCGGCCCGACCACCACCGTGATCATCCCGTCAGACGAGGTAGCCGCCGCAGTCACGGCCAGCACACGCCGTTGCGTCTCGGCCGCGTCACCGACCGTACGGCGAAGGTCGCGGATGACACTCAACAACGCGGACGGGTCGACGTTGCTCATCCCTCGGCCACCTTTCCAATCCCCGGTGACCGCACACTATCGCTTGGCCCGGGCATCCAGCCGTTGCCCAACCGCAACAGCCGCTGCCCCGCTACCCCGGGCCACTGCAGAGCGCGCAGTACCAGACACCACGACCGACGCGTCCGGACCGGTCGCCTGAATATCCTCGCCGCCAACCACCTCATCGATGCGCTATACCTCGCTGCCCGGCGCTCTCGTGCGCCGAGGGGCCGGGCAGACCAGATGGTTCTGGTATGCCACGACTACCGCCCGGGTGCGCTGATGGACACATCGCCTCGGTACCGCGGGGATCAAGGTTGAGTCCAGCACCCACTTAACTGCCGATGAGATTGCTTTGCGCACGGTG encodes:
- a CDS encoding SMI1/KNR4 family protein, which encodes MPTTDRPVMPGAGHAMSVLHPGPASLHVRFRQGVLIGPYGFPDWLLYARAVVELPPPIAELTADEQRVFDVLAANLGLQGADPLGDSDRTPAGWCWARLPVSGDGPARRIVLVPIELHGAFRHGGGTRTLLAGRPGTGVRTDAAPAPMAREAGEPVPAEILAEVRRLLPYDLPPAYERFLLEGNGAGPAAPAVLPTCGFVMDQPLFGLGAEDPYRDLAYAPQWLADRFTPEFLPVGFVQGGLLALRLTGPDTGSVWFLDDDDPRDDDRLGPAEICARLLRRCADDWDAFWAGLRQPAAVLREVAEI
- a CDS encoding YbaB/EbfC family nucleoid-associated protein, coding for MSNVDPSALLSVIRDLRRTVGDAAETQRRVLAVTAAATSSDGMITVVVGPRGQLIDLKIDPRVYRTPNAGALAATILATARVAVDKAIEQTKEIVDSQLPALDDIVPPGTPRPLDVRTLMRHHDGDLKRALDADD